From Brassica oleracea var. oleracea cultivar TO1000 chromosome C3, BOL, whole genome shotgun sequence, a single genomic window includes:
- the LOC106331996 gene encoding F-box protein At2g27310-like, which yields MASVECSIGDLISKLHPDIIQTQILTRLDGPTLASTASTSSYLQTLCYEQKLWREISTITWPCINDSRVVQAISSFPSGYRSFFADSYPFTEYTWESEKQDPPTTGLISAVDLYYRGELIYSKVQEMETENGKAGWFLSAPFRVDLLDEKESVQTQILYPGGDYEAWVRNMEESMELNWIVIDPVKKRAANISSRKAVSARRNWLTGDLEIRFSTVVAEAAGKKKPAEVAVVVSCGSAETWKELDEEVGGEVHVRDVRLQVEDIEGKCLKGRDSLVVLQGTLEGKRCCKDGGGEGRGKGRYEEYMEMKTHMREKKERREKAQDTICMIFGFSLFVLLWSFVLLR from the coding sequence ATGGCATCCGTCGAATGCAGCATCGGCGATTTAATCTCAAAACTTCATCCTGACATCATCCAAACCCAAATCTTGACCCGTCTAGACGGTCCGACGCTAGCCTCCACCGCGTCAACCTCCTCTTATCTCCAAACTCTCTGCTATGAGCAGAAACTCTGGCGGGAAATCTCCACTATCACGTGGCCTTGCATCAACGATTCACGTGTGGTTCAAGCTATCTCCTCATTCCCTTCTGGTTACCGTTCCTTCTTCGCTGACTCGTACCCGTTCACTGAATACACGTGGGAGTCGGAGAAACAAGATCCACCGACCACGGGACTAATCTCAGCCGTTGACCTTTATTATAGAGGAGAGTTAATCTACTCGAAGGTTCAAGAGATGGAAACAGAGAACGGTAAAGCAGGATGGTTCTTGTCGGCTCCGTTTCGAGTCGATTTACTCGACGAGAAAGAATCGGTTCAGACCCAGATACTATATCCGGGTGGGGATTACGAAGCGTGGGTGAGAAACATGGAAGAGAGCATGGAGCTTAACTGGATAGTGATCGACCCGGTCAAGAAACGTGCGGCGAATATATCTAGCAGAAAGGCTGTTTCGGCGAGGCGGAACTGGTTAACCGGAGATTTAGAGATTAGATTTTCGACGGTTGTGGCGGAGGCGGCGGGGAAGAAAAAGCCGGCGGAGGTTGCGGTGGTTGTGTCGTGTGGATCGGCGGAGACGTGGAAGGAGCTGGACGAGGAAGTGGGAGGAGAAGTGCACGTTAGGGACGTGAGGTTGCAAGTAGAGGACATTGAGGGGAAATGTTTAAAAGGGAGGGATAGTTTGGTAGTTTTACAAGGGACGTTGGAAGGGAAGAGATGTTGTAAAGATGGTGGTGGCGAAGGAAGAGGTAAAGGAAGGTATGAGGAATACATGGAGATGAAGACACATATGAGAGAGAAGAAAGAGAGGAGGGAGAAAGCTCAAGACACGATTTGTATGATCTTTGGCTTCTCTTTGTTTGTGCTTTTGTGGAGTTTTGTTTTGTTAAGGTAA
- the LOC106332231 gene encoding armadillo repeat-containing protein 7: MFTNNQRQEERTGKTGTPRLQYLQELVSRFQNATDEHTKERIVANLANFSYDPYNYTILRQLNVLELFIDCITEPNEKLVEFGIGGICNACAEPKNAASIVEADGIPLIIKCLSSPVRNTVNYALGALYYICDYNRATRNMILRAEVLDLIERYAAAETVCVSFSNLAKAFLDKHAHAIT; encoded by the exons ATGTTTACTAATAATCAAAGACAAGAAGAACGTACTGGCAAAACTGGAACACCAAGGCTTCAATATCTACAG GAGCTTGTGAGTCGGTTTCAGAATGCAACTGATGAAC ATACTAAGGAGAGAATTGTAGCAAATTTGGCGAACTTTTCCTATGATCCTTACAACTACACCATCTTACGTCAG CTAAATGTCTTGGAACTATTCATAGACTGTATAACAGAGCCAAATGAGAAGCTTGTCGAATTCGGGATAGGAGGAATATGCAACGCTTGTGCTG AGCCAAAGAATGCTGCTTCCATTGTTGAGGCTGATGGAATTCCTCTTATAATCAAATGTTTATCAAGCCCTGTCCGGAACACT GTGAATTACGCGCTGGGGGCTTTGTATTACATTTGCGACTATAACAGAGCAACAAGGAATATGATTCTGAGAGCGGAAGTACTCGATCTCATCGAGAGGTATGCAGCAGCTGAGACGGTCTGTGTAAGCTTTAGTAACCTGGCTAAGGCGTTTCTTGACAAGCATGCTCATGCAATCACATGA
- the LOC106333018 gene encoding protein YLS9-like gives MQQDPNSRPASGYPYPYDPPQQSNANGNGYRYQNHYYAPQHNPRAILIRRLFIASMVILLILGLILVLYFGLVRPQLPYAYINSLSLSNFNVSNNHLTGNWDLQVRFQNPNSKMSLYYNTVICTLYYNRDSLSETRLQPFDQGKKDETPINATLSVSRTYVDARLADSIGKERAAEGSVEFDLRMTSSVTFRYGLYRRRRYVTVYCYDVAVGVPANSSSGKMVGSAKRCKSF, from the coding sequence ATGCAGCAAGACCCGAATTCTAGACCCGCCAGTGGATATCCATACCCGTATGATCCACCTCAACAATCCAACGCCAACGGTAACGGTTACCGGTACCAAAACCATTACTACGCGCCGCAACATAATCCACGCGCCATCCTAATCCGCCGCCTCTTCATCGCCTCCATGGTTATTCTCCTCATCTTAGGACTCATCCTCGTCCTCTACTTCGGCCTCGTCCGTCCCCAATTACCATACGCTTACATCAACTCTCTCTCCCTCTCCAACTTCAACGTCTCCAACAATCATCTCACCGGAAACTGGGACCTCCAGGTCCGGTTCCAAAACCCTAACTCAAAGATGTCGCTTTACTACAACACTGTCATCTGCACTCTCTATTACAACAGAGATTCTCTGTCTGAAACTCGATTACAGCCGTTCGATCAAGGGAAAAAAGATGAGACTCCGATCAACGCTACGCTCTCTGTCTCCCGGACTTACGTTGACGCTCGATTGGCTGATTCTATCGGGAAAGAGAGAGCGGCGGAAGGAAGCGTAGAGTTCGATTTGAGGATGACTTCTTCGGTTACTTTCCGGTATGGATTGTATCGGCGGAGGAGGTACGTTACGGTTTACTGCTATGATGTGGCGGTTGGTGTTCCGGCGAATAGTAGCTCAGGGAAGATGGTTGGTTCCGCTAAGAGATGCAAATCTTTTTGA
- the LOC106331643 gene encoding DNA polymerase epsilon subunit 2 isoform X2: MKEKPSIFFSTTSRWKIVFNSSVVDAESVQGVINLLLGANDAAEEPTSNASSLAFIDAFLVPKYRYDSVKKQFIEHTSSLPVHGEASSKTQVYRERFMLLLQRVSRAELFSMPAFDAEKSQFDNSEISPIQSLVVQIGRKWVMGVISQLEDGHFYLEDLSASVEIDLSNAKITTGFFTENTIILAEGEMQNGIFQVITCGFPPLEDRDKTLNTHSGYDFFGNGMLTKEDRIRLADLERQAVNETFVILSDIWLDDEEVLGKLEKVLDGFESVEVVPSLFVFMGNFSSHPCNLSFGSYPRLRKQFGKLGRMIGNHPRLKESSRFLFIPGPDDAGPSTVLPRCGLPNSLTEELRDVIPNAIFSSNPCRVKFYNQEIVFFRKDLLYQMRRSCLIPPSAEETDDPFQHLVYTITHQSHLCPLPLMVQPIIWNYDHSLRLYPTPHTVYS; encoded by the exons ATGAAGGAGAAGCCATCGATCTTCTTCTCGACCACCTCCAGATGGAAAATCGTAT TTAATTCATCAGTAGTGGATGCGGAATCAGTTCAAGGAGTGATTAATCTCTTGTTAGGAGCTAATGATGCCGCGGAGGAACCTACCTCCAATGCTTCTTCCTTGGCTTTCATCGACGCCTTTCTCGTCCCAAAGTATCGATATGATTCTGTTAAGAAGCAGTTCATCGA GCACACGAGTAGTCTGCCTGTTCACGGTGAGGCTTCTTCCAAGACACAAGTTTACAGGGAACGATTCATGTTGCTGTTGCAGAGAGTTTCTCGCGCTGAGCTTTTTTCTATGCCAGCTTTTGATGCTGAGAAGTCTCAGTTTGACAACTCTGAG ATATCTCCAATACAGTCTCTAGTGGTTCAAATCGGAAGGAAATGGGTGATGGGTGTGATATCACAGTTGGAAGATGGGCATTTCTATTTAGAAGACCTTTCTGCTTCTGTTGAGATTGATTTGTCCAATGCA AAGATAACCACAGGGTTTTTCACTGAGAATACTATCATTTTGGCAGAAGGTGAAATGCAGAATGGTATCTTTCAG GTTATTACATGCGGATTTCCTCCTTTAGAAGACAGGGATAAAACACTAAACACACATTCTGGGTACGACTTCTTCGGAAATGGCATGCTAACTAAAGAAGACAGG ATTAGACTTGCAGACCTAGAAAGACAAGCAGTAAATGAAACATTTGTCATATTGTCTGACATATGGCTGGATGACGAAGAG GTTCTCGGGAAGCTGGAAAAGGTTCTTGATGGTTTTGAAAGTGTGGAGGTTGTGCCTTCCCTGTTTGTTTTCATGGGAAACTTTTCCTCTCACCCATGCAATTTATCCTTTGGTTCTTATCCACGCCTTAG GAAGCAGTTTGGTAAACTTGGGAGAATGATTGGAAACCATCCACGGCTAAAAGAAAGTAGTCGGTTTTTATTCATTCCAGGTCCTGATGACGCAG GTCCCTCAACAGTCTTGCCAAGATGCGGTTTACCAAACTCTTTAACGGAAGAGCTTCGAGATGTTATTCCCAATGCGATATTTTCAAGCAATCCATGCAG AGTAAAGTTCTACAACCAGGAGATTGTGTTCTTCCGGAAAGACCTTCTGTACCAGATGCGCCGTTCATGCTTAATACCCCCTTCTGCTGAAGAAACTGATGACCCATTTCAGCAC CTTGTCTACACAATAACTCACCAGAGCCACCTATGTCCTCTACCTCTCATGGTGCAACCTATCATTTGGAACTACGATCATTCTCTTCGACTCTACCCAACTCCTCATACAGTATACTCTTAA
- the LOC106331643 gene encoding DNA polymerase epsilon subunit 2 isoform X1 → MSMRKKIQKKFKTRGYSLKIDALNSILAFADQFPGDDEGEAIDLLLDHLQMENLNSSVVDAESVQGVINLLLGANDAAEEPTSNASSLAFIDAFLVPKYRYDSVKKQFIEHTSSLPVHGEASSKTQVYRERFMLLLQRVSRAELFSMPAFDAEKSQFDNSEISPIQSLVVQIGRKWVMGVISQLEDGHFYLEDLSASVEIDLSNAKITTGFFTENTIILAEGEMQNGIFQVITCGFPPLEDRDKTLNTHSGYDFFGNGMLTKEDRIRLADLERQAVNETFVILSDIWLDDEEVLGKLEKVLDGFESVEVVPSLFVFMGNFSSHPCNLSFGSYPRLRKQFGKLGRMIGNHPRLKESSRFLFIPGPDDAGPSTVLPRCGLPNSLTEELRDVIPNAIFSSNPCRVKFYNQEIVFFRKDLLYQMRRSCLIPPSAEETDDPFQHLVYTITHQSHLCPLPLMVQPIIWNYDHSLRLYPTPHTVYS, encoded by the exons ATGAGTATGAGGAAGAAGATACAGAAGAAATTCAAAACCAGAGGTTACAGCCTCAAGATCGACGCTCTCAACAGCATTCTCGCCTTCGCCGACCAATTCCCCGGCGACGATGAAGGAGAAGCCATCGATCTTCTTCTCGACCACCTCCAGATGGAAAATC TTAATTCATCAGTAGTGGATGCGGAATCAGTTCAAGGAGTGATTAATCTCTTGTTAGGAGCTAATGATGCCGCGGAGGAACCTACCTCCAATGCTTCTTCCTTGGCTTTCATCGACGCCTTTCTCGTCCCAAAGTATCGATATGATTCTGTTAAGAAGCAGTTCATCGA GCACACGAGTAGTCTGCCTGTTCACGGTGAGGCTTCTTCCAAGACACAAGTTTACAGGGAACGATTCATGTTGCTGTTGCAGAGAGTTTCTCGCGCTGAGCTTTTTTCTATGCCAGCTTTTGATGCTGAGAAGTCTCAGTTTGACAACTCTGAG ATATCTCCAATACAGTCTCTAGTGGTTCAAATCGGAAGGAAATGGGTGATGGGTGTGATATCACAGTTGGAAGATGGGCATTTCTATTTAGAAGACCTTTCTGCTTCTGTTGAGATTGATTTGTCCAATGCA AAGATAACCACAGGGTTTTTCACTGAGAATACTATCATTTTGGCAGAAGGTGAAATGCAGAATGGTATCTTTCAG GTTATTACATGCGGATTTCCTCCTTTAGAAGACAGGGATAAAACACTAAACACACATTCTGGGTACGACTTCTTCGGAAATGGCATGCTAACTAAAGAAGACAGG ATTAGACTTGCAGACCTAGAAAGACAAGCAGTAAATGAAACATTTGTCATATTGTCTGACATATGGCTGGATGACGAAGAG GTTCTCGGGAAGCTGGAAAAGGTTCTTGATGGTTTTGAAAGTGTGGAGGTTGTGCCTTCCCTGTTTGTTTTCATGGGAAACTTTTCCTCTCACCCATGCAATTTATCCTTTGGTTCTTATCCACGCCTTAG GAAGCAGTTTGGTAAACTTGGGAGAATGATTGGAAACCATCCACGGCTAAAAGAAAGTAGTCGGTTTTTATTCATTCCAGGTCCTGATGACGCAG GTCCCTCAACAGTCTTGCCAAGATGCGGTTTACCAAACTCTTTAACGGAAGAGCTTCGAGATGTTATTCCCAATGCGATATTTTCAAGCAATCCATGCAG AGTAAAGTTCTACAACCAGGAGATTGTGTTCTTCCGGAAAGACCTTCTGTACCAGATGCGCCGTTCATGCTTAATACCCCCTTCTGCTGAAGAAACTGATGACCCATTTCAGCAC CTTGTCTACACAATAACTCACCAGAGCCACCTATGTCCTCTACCTCTCATGGTGCAACCTATCATTTGGAACTACGATCATTCTCTTCGACTCTACCCAACTCCTCATACAGTATACTCTTAA